Below is a genomic region from Zonotrichia leucophrys gambelii isolate GWCS_2022_RI chromosome 1A, RI_Zleu_2.0, whole genome shotgun sequence.
TGCAAGTACCAGATATCAGGATTTACAGAAGTGCAGCATCAGAGTCCTTGAATGTTTAATACTGGAAAAATCAATGCTGTCTTGGACACTTTTAGCAGGAGAGGTTTGGGTATAGGGGTGAATAAGCCTTGGCTACTGTTGTCAGACAAAATTTTTAATCCTAACAAAAACATGCTCtatttctgtgaaaacagtTGACTTCAgttattcatattttttttctaatcagAAAAAAGCATGAAAGCTTTACACTATGGTTTGTTTTGATCACCAATGGTgttctgcatatttttttattaatttcttttttcacattttagcTGGGGGTCAGTTGGCTTAAGGAGCTTCAATACACTTTATAAAATATCACCCAGTTCAGTGCATGATGCAAGTTTTGGTCACATTTGCCCAGTAGCATTAAATGCCATGAATTGTATCATGCACTCCATGTCAAAAGTGTTTGCAAAAGAAGAGGTGATCCTTGGTAGCACGTAGGAAGTTCTGCGCTATTTCCATGCCAGAAGCTCTCTGGCGACAGATTTGTTGAGACCTGCAGAATCTGAGCGATAGTAGGTAGTTGTGAAAATCAACATGCATATATGGATTTGGGATGTATGAAGTTTCCAGTGCAAAATGTAACTTGTCTTGAGTAACACTGAATTGTTGATGTGAAATCATAAAGCAAGCAGGGGGGAGCCAACTATGCAGCATTTTTCTGTCAAGTTATCAAACTTAAAATTCACTTGTTGAACCAAAACTGCATTGCTTCTGAAACTTAAGCTGATCTAGACCAACAGCAGATCAGACCAACTTAATCTGACATAGGTAGAATAAATAGGAATTTTGTCTTGGCCCTAAACATGTGCTGTTTCTTTGCAGGTTTTTGTATTCTTTGATGTccaccagattttttttcaattaatgtGTAAAACAGCATCACTACATTTTaagctgtggatttttttgtataTTATTTATAACTGTGCCAAGTATTATTTTAATACTGTCAAGATCTTGATGTGTATTACAttgtgaacaaaaaaaaatctgtaaaatgtTTAATAAACTAGCTCTCCTTACATAAATGAAATCTGTTAAATTTTGTAAGTTATTAATCAAATAAATATTGACTCTTAGATGCAGTGTTTGTATTGACTTGGGGTGTGATTTCATACAGTGTAGTTTGTGTCCAGTTTCAGAAGCCTTTCTGGAAAAATGTACAGGTGTCTTACAGATGGCATGCACCCAAATATGAACAGATGTGAAATCCTATGATTTACTACACTGTGGTAAATTACACCTTTGCACTACCAATTAAAGTTAGCATTCACTAAATTAAATATTCCTGTCTTTTGAGTGAAGCATGCTGGCAAGCATGCTTTCTTAAGGGAGAACTCCATCTAGGGAATGCTTCATGTGGCCTAATGTCCTTTCATATATGACATTATGATAATGTCATTTGAAGTATTCTAAGGGTCAGCCAGGCATCTACATAGGGCTAGGATGTGCCACCAAGATGTGTGTGCTTCTGAGTGGCACTTGCAGGACACAGATTACCTTGGCTATTCTGATCCACACTAGAGGATTGAGCAGAAGTTAGAGTTTGAGCAGAAACAAGGTAACAATCCAAGTTCAAATCTAATCAGGATATTTATAACCATCAAGGTGTATCAAAGTGTAAGGCTAGGACTTAGGAGCACAtctaaagggaagaaaaaggtgGTTTTCCACTGAGCCTTGTTTTGCTATTGGCATTGAGAATTggtggtggtgttcaccccttccccaggcagTGTTCCTGGTGAGGCTGTGTCTGGGCTGACCATCCATTAGCTTGTCAGGAAAAGACTAGGGAAGACTTTCAGCCTGTGCTGAAGATCTCCATCCAAGATTTGCAGTTCTCCACCAGATGAATTGCTGTGTTTGGGAGTCCTGATGATTTGCAAACTGGttcctgggtttgggtttttttggaaagaaGCCAGCCCTCTGCACCCTCATTATGCTTCTACTAGAGCTCAGTGCCTTGCACCTCCCATTAGCTGCCTTTTGGTAAAATCAGACTTACTTGCTATGAAAGCAATGTCCATGGTATGAGTAGCAGGACTGAGAAGTTTTCCTAGGTTTCCTAGGCTGTGCTGTTGTTTACTGTCTCACTCCCGCCTGAAATGTGCTGCTTCAGAGTTACTGTTGTCTTTTTCAGCTCTAATCTTTCCTGCTCTGTGAACTGGACAAGTTATTGGGTCACTGAGCTGGcttgtttttcctcctgtccACATGGTTCCTTTATAACCTGTACAAAATACTCTTTTGTGTATTATTTTGAGTTGTACATATTTTTCTAATTAGGCTTTTGGCTTGAACTGCTTCACTGCCTCAGACCACGGTCATAGATGTTGCTTGAAACTGCTTTAGACCATGCTGACACAATTGCTTAGTGTTTCATTGCAGCAGTCCCAGTTATATGTGTTTCCATAAATTCAGTGTTGTGAAGGGTTCTTTTGTCCCAAAAAAGTATCAGCTTGTTTCTCAAACTAGACAAGAGTTTCAAAgttcttttcctgtctttacCTAACTTCTTAATCTGCAGCTGTCTGGGTGGAGTATTCCTGCACAGCAAGTTCTGTGCATAACAGTACCTCAATACCAAAGCACGCCCAGTCCCTCAGAATATTACGGTTTGGTTTTCATTTACTGGAGACTCTGTGCCAGAGACAGGCAGCCATTTAGGCACACAGGTACCCCTTATCTATCACTTTCAGAGCTGTGTCACCCTAGAGAGCAGTAGATTAAGATTTACTACTTTTGTGCAGCAAGCAGCTCTTTGCCTTGCACACACGTATATTATGGTGTGATGCTGTAGGAGAGTTATTCAGCTCTGAAGGCCATGACTGCGTATGTCCagctttcagcagagctgtgcatcaAGTCTGTGAAGCATCATTCTTCCACCCCTGAAGTACCCAGTAACACTCCCCTCACTTTTATTGCTGACAAAGTAGGCAACACTTAGATTTAGGGTATATCAACAAGCAAAGCTTTATTGAATTGATGCTCAGTATTAAAAGTGTTACAGTGTGATAcacaaggcaagaaaaaaagcagtgtgtgtgtttgtttttaaaatcattgGCTGAAGGTACACTACAGTAACTAGTATCTGTTTCACAGTAGTTAGTAACATTTGGAAAACTCTTGCTCCTTCTGGCAGGATCTCAGCAGAACTGGATGGCGTTTTTAGCCCCCTCACTGGGCATGAACGAGGGCACCTGCTCCCTGGCCATACCCAAATCCCTTGGGGCCAAAGTTCTTCGCATAACAACCTGTGAGAAAGATGAACACACAGCAGCTGAGTCTTCTAGCACGTTAATTAAGAACAGCACTGTCTGGGCTAAGCCTCTCAGTGGCTTCTCCTTAGTCACTAGAATATCCCCTTGGGAAGCAACACTTAGAAACATTTTGTTAAGCTGCATAACTAACAGGACTGAACTCAGTAGCCAAGACTGTTCCATCTGTGAGAGCAATTCACAGGTCCAGTCTGTGGCTTGGTATCTGTTAAGTCTTTGTTATCATCAAACCACTGTGTGGGATCAAGTTTATATGCACAACCACTCAAGAAGGCAGAGCACAATGCTTGCTGGCTTGTTTCCTTACTCTGATCAGGCACAGGGcaaggctgctgctgcatttctcaGTATGTGATGTTTTACTTGATGCAGATGTCAATCACATCAGCAGCTTCAGTAATatccatttcatttttcactctATTCCTATGACTTACAGAATGTTTCTTATATCAGCAAGACATTGACTATTTGTCCTTGTAAGGCATCTTGAACCATAAACAAATgctctttgcttcttttctcaCCTTTACAATAgatttctccctctttttcagTTAGGGTTGTAGATTCTAGGCTTTTTCCACACTTGGCACATCGGAAGCAGTTCTTGTGCCATGgctagagaaaaaataaagacagtaGTATTAATACACAGGATGCCCAAGTTGGTAAAAAACCACATTAACTGGAGATATCTGCATCACTATTGGTTAGAGACTGGTGCaatgaaaagcagctgaagtgCACCAGTAGCAGACGAGCATCTGCATTTCTGTGAGCAGCACAAAGCCCCGGATTCCACCCAACattctgctcagagcagcactcTGAAAGTTTGGGCTTGCTGTGATCAATTCTGAGCAATCTTGACTCTCTGTAGCAAGTAAGCCAGACACCAGGCAGACTGATAGGCAGTTTAACATGGTATTTTCAGAGACCATCCCCCTTCAGATGAAACATTCTTTAGATGAAACATTCGGCCTCCTTCACAAGCTGCACACCTAAAGATTGTTTCCTCTTCTGGGTGAGGGGCTTCTGTACTTTTCTTCAAGTCTTAAACATGAGACAATATTAAATCTTCACCTCTAAGGTGGTCACTCATCACCCTGCATTTCAAGtgcttttttttcaattaagtTGATTGATTTGATTATTTCCAGTGCATAGAAATGCAGTTTTAAGGTAACTGCCCTGCAGTTGATTCCCTGCTGGGACTGACATAACACACCTTGCCCAATTTAAAGTCCACATAGCAGGTACAAAACGACACATGCAGTTCCTTACCTTGCCAGCTCCTATTACTTTCTCTGCTGCATAAACAGAATCACCACACCTGGAGCATTTCTCTGTCCCTCCAAACTTCTGAGCGAACTTGGAAGGGTTTGGATTTGTGGTGGGCCGGTGAGGAGAAGGAGTGCTGAAAGAAACAGgacatttgttttctctgctcttaCTAAAATGATCTCTTGCTCTGCTTAGCAACATGAGCAGACCAGCACATGGTACAGAATACAGTACTGCTGCAAAACTGGAGAAGTAAGTTACCAGAAAGGCTATCCAATTACACTTGGTagagaaaaaaccaaagccaCAACAACAAGAAGAGAAAGGCCATGCtttaaaggataaaaagaaGGTACTGTAAAGGCTAATTTCTTCAGAGCCTTCCTTTTTTCACTTAACTAGAAGAACTGAACTCCATTAGAACACGGATTTTTCAGACAGTAAGCTACAAATAATTCTGTTAAGTTCCTGTCCACTGATTATAATCAGGAACCTGAATGGATCACTGAATCTGGCTACAGAGCATACATCATATAAACGTTAAGCAGTCATTTGGGAACTTGCATGAAGCACGTTGTGAGACATACCTCAGCTTCTTTCCACAGAAAAGCTGTGCTTTTCTGGCATTCCTAATGCTCTGCTTTACAGCAAGAACTTAATCAGATTAGGAATGTTTACTATTTAATGTGACTTTTGGTTTTGGCTATAATTAAGCACAAATGGTTCTTCATTTGCcaattaaaaattcattctgCTTGATTCTCAGTTgtccaaatccatccctgcaaGAATCTGTAGAACAGTAGAGCAATGTGAGACCCACATTCACCTCTGCGAGCTCATGCAATGCCATCAGCAGCTCCATAATCCAATCCCCTATGGCTCATTCATAAAATGAGTGTCCTTGCTTGCACTAACTCCTGCTTCTACTGTTCTGACTCACACAGTCACCAGTGGGAGCTTCATGCAATGCAGGTTCAATGCCCTGCATTCAACTAGACCGGGGTATTTTGCAGTGTTTCTATTCCCAACATGAACATAAACAAAATCCAGCCTGAAAGACTCCTCTGAAAATAGTACTGAAGGACAAGGGCCATGCACCCCCAAATCAGTTCACTCACCTCTCAGGCTTGATGCCTAGTCTCTCTCCCCTGTCCATGTTCAGCGTGCCTGCCCCTTGGCCATATCCATAACCTTTTGGGCCATACTTTTTCCCATAGCAAGATTTGCAGTAAACTTCAGCATCATGAATTGCTACAGTTGTGCTGTCCAAGTTTTTCCGGCAGACCACTGGaggtaaaaaaacaaaacaattaaacTGCCTTAAGGGACTATTTCCATCAGCACACATGGTAAGCCAAAAATCAAGTGAGAAGTGATGTTATGGTTTTCCCTGTCCAAAATTCTTCCCATTAGGCAGTGGGACCACGACAGATTAGAGGGAGCAAGTTGCTGTTTGAATTTGTGAATTATGCTTAGCCCCATAAAGGGCTCTATTCCCTCCCACCTCTTCATGACCGTGACATTTAAAGCCTGGAAACTTGCCGTGGTTTGATGAACGAGGCTGCTCAGAAACCCGGAGAGGGCAGTCAGCAGTTTCCCTTAACAGATGCCATACAGCATGAAGCCAAAGTCTATCAGTACAGAAGAGCCCCTCCTCTGCCCTTTTGGCCagggtggggctgggaaaaaaccGGAATCTTCAAGGTTTCCCACCTCCCTCACCCCCCCAGTACTGcttcagggcagagctggggctggttcTCAGCTGacacaggaggggctgtgctttTCTGGCATTCCTACATTGTCCTCCAGCACAATGCAAGCCCTCTACTCAAGGTTACAGTAGAAAGGAGAACTATTTCCTTCCTAAATCTCCTTTTGTATGCCAACTGCCATGCCCTTTCCATCTGCAACAGCATTATGCCCATGAAAAAGaatttgggggagaaaaaaagaaacactctcaatgaattttttgtttaaagattTTAATGTCTGCAAAACACTGGGTGACTTTTGAGTATGGCAATCATTAGCTCTAAGGTTCTTTTTATATAATATCCAATAAGTAAATCAATTAATGCATGT
It encodes:
- the CSRP2 gene encoding cysteine and glycine-rich protein 2, coding for MPNWGGGNKCGACGRTVYHAEEVQCDGRSFHRCCFLCMVCRKNLDSTTVAIHDAEVYCKSCYGKKYGPKGYGYGQGAGTLNMDRGERLGIKPESTPSPHRPTTNPNPSKFAQKFGGTEKCSRCGDSVYAAEKVIGAGKPWHKNCFRCAKCGKSLESTTLTEKEGEIYCKGCYAKNFGPKGFGYGQGAGALVHAQ